The Trichosurus vulpecula isolate mTriVul1 chromosome 9, mTriVul1.pri, whole genome shotgun sequence region cacaacaacaacaaaatatcctTCAAGAGATCGAACTTTGAAATGATGACTATAGAAAAAGagggaactctggatctccccaaattattggttattaatcatttctctcatactACAGCCCCAAGAACAAAGAAGGGTCAGTGATGAATACCATAAATGCTTAGGTTTCTTTCAGGTATTCCTCCTCTTTCAATATTGACCCCTAGTAGGACATTGGCAAGGTTACAACCTAATCCTtcagttgataagcatttaaGTACTTGCTTATGTGCTAGTTActggagacaaaaaagaaacaagctttaccctcaaagagcttacattctgtagaGGAGAGAGAGCTATGCAAGATTTTTCAgccatgcccaactcttcatgaccccatttaggattatcttggcaaagatactggagtggtttgccatttccttctccagctcatcttacagatgagataTATACAATTaggcataaacaaaataaatgcaaagtaatttggcaGGGAGTGGCAGGCTTTCATTGTCCTTTCTAGGAATATGAATTTCATATGGATATTCTACTCATCTTAAATGAGGAACACAACTGGACAACCATAACTTCAGTCTCCCGTACAATTTCTGAGGGCAGAAATTCTCTGACCCTCATTTGGCCAGGTagagcagagaaagaagagtgaAGGGGTTGAAGCTCTGGGCCAGGTCCAATTCTATTTTACATGTAAAGACCCAAActaaaaaacaaatgagaagCAATCACAAAAGGAGGCAAGGTGTTAGCCCACCAATGATGAGGACAATGGTGAGGACAATATTTCtggatggaagggaccttagcaatcatTAACATcgtgggttcttaacctgggtccatgaacttatttatagaaaaaaaaccaTAACTCTATTTCAGAataagtggtttcctttgtaatcatatgtacTTTTatcttgtgcatttaaaaatatgattctgagaaggggtccatagactttgcCAGGGTTCcaagtcacagaaaaaaaatttaaggaccCCTACTCTAGTTCAGTtatctcaatttatagatgaggaaaggagtggcttgggggtagctaggtggcacagtgagtgggtATAGtgcctgtcctggagtcaggaaaactcatcttcctgaggattactagctgtgtgaccctgggcaagtcacttaatcctatttgtcttagttttgtcatttgtaaaatgatctggggaaggaaatggcaaactactgcagtgtctgccaagaaaattcacAATAGGGTCTTGatgagttggacacgactaaacaacaaaaggcCAGGATTGGAACCTGGTCTCCTGACTTCTTGTCCTTGGATACCCTTCTTTGAAACCCTGTAGGCTTGTTTGAGTACAAGGGACACCTTGGATTTAGTTTTTCATCCTAAATGTTTAGCACAATTCTGTGAAACGATGACATGGTATATAGGACAGCTGCCCtaggaagaaagggaaattaaTGGAGAAGCGTTTCTTCCATTAAATTTTAATGAGTTTCCAGACTACCCTGCTCCTCTTTCTTTAAAGAAAGGACATAGTCCCTAAGAAAGCAGAAAAATACACAAATTGTATTCAGTCAATTGGTCATTCTTAAGcttttgtcaagtgctttgcccTGCCCTTTGCTAATATCACTAGGGATGTAGAGAAAGGCCAACAATCCCTGTCTTTGAGGAGCACATATtctaaaggaggaaaaggacccaaCTTGCAAATACATTGATACTTAagagatatatatagagagagagagtagaggagAGGTAACTTCAGAAGGAAATGTATTAACAGTTGAGAGgaccaggaaaagcctcttgAGGAAGGTAAgacttgagctgggtcttgaaggaagccagggaaagtaaGTGAtggaggtagagaaggaaggcattccaggcatgagggaaagcCAGTCCAGAATCatgggaaatgggagatggagtattggaGACAGTGCGGCTGGGCCAAAGTCCTGCTGAAACCATgtctctgcttcctcttcccacaGCTGGATGAAGGATGGCTGGATGACGACAGAAACGATTTCCTGGATGACTTACACATGGACATGCTGGAAGAACAGCACCACCAAGCTATGCAGTTCACAGCAAGCGTGCTTCAGCAGGTCAggatgtgtacatacatacagaaGGATGGGCACTTAGCCCAGAATGAGCGATCCTTATCCCTTCTCCTTCACCACCCTCTCCCAATAGAACCCAAATTTGGAAGACCATTACAAATGCCAACCAGAAATTCCCATGGGAGTCTAGATGGGAAATTCCCATTAGGAGAGAAGGATTGTAATCAGCCCTGTGGGAGCTGACGATGAATGGAGACTTTCAGATGTTCTGCCTAGCTGTGTTCAAGCTAGCTTGAGTATAGACTCAAAATAATAGAAGTGTTTTTCCATTCAATAACTAATAGAATTCAGGCTATTAACATTCTTGGCCAGGATAGTGCTGCTCTTCTGACTTCttaagttgaaaaataaaatttgtattgCTGACTGCCTGAAATTGGCTTAGTGAGTACCTTTGACATCATTGACACATCAGCATAAACAAATGATCATCACATTTCTTTTAGTGGAAGAGCAATTTCAGGATGGACAAGGAGGTTTAAACCCCCGATAAAACCCAAACTAAGGACTGGAAATAGGAACAGCCACCATTGCTATAGACAGTTACATAGAGTTTGCAAAGTAGTTCATGTTCCTTCTCACACAGCAATCCCACAAAGTATATACTCCAGGTATTGTTATCCccgtttacagatgaagaaactgagatccaagtaAAAGGGTTCGTTCAGGCTTATACAATGAGTGAGCCTCTGAGGCAGGAATCAAAACTAACTATGTCCCTCTTAACCTTGGGTACAACATTCTTTCTACAACCATCACACTGCTATTCTAAAATACGATGGAAACTCATACAGCAccctttctactacatcacactGCCCCTCTAAAATGTGATGGAAATTCTGAATGACTCAGCCCATCAtacctttctaaaaaaaaaaaaaaacactccctgAAAGTAGAGACCTCTCCACATCCACAAATGCATTTGTATAGGATTGAAGTCCAAGATGGGAAATTGGGCCCATATACTTTGCCCTTTTCAGCAatgttttcttgttattttttgtttgtttagaaaAAACATGAGGAGGATGAAGGCACCACTGACACCGCCACAATCTTGTCAAACCAGCATGAGAAGGACAGCGGCGTGGGGCGCACAGATGAGAGCACCCGCAACGACGAAAGTTCTGAGCAGGAGAACAACGCCGATGACCACACCACATCTTCTAACACTCTGGGGAGCCAGAGGAAACTGCTGTACAGCCAGGACACCCTAGGGAGCGGAGACGTGCCCTTCAGCAACGAGTCCTTTATTTCAGCCGACTGCACAGACGCCGACTTCCTTGGGATCCCAGTGGACGAATGTGAGCGATTTCGGGAACTGCTGGAACTCAAGTGCCAAGTGAAGAGTGCCAGTCCCTACAGCCTATATTATCAGAACAGTGCCCTTGAAGTGAACAAGAGCGACCCTGAGAgtgtggacagagagctggagaTCCTGAATGAAGAGCTCCGCAACATCGAGTTGGAATGCCTGAACATTGTCAGGGCTCACAAGATGCAGCAGCTCAAGGAGCAGTACCGAGAGTCATGGATGCTGCATAACAGCGGATTCCGGAATTATAACACCAGTATTGACGTCCGAAGGCATGAGCTCTCGGACATCACTGAGCTCCCTGAAAAATCGGACAAAGATAGTTCCAGTGCCTACAACACTGGAGAGAGCTGCCGCAGTACACCACTCACCCTGGAAATCTCCCCAGATAACTCCCTGCGGAGAATTGCCGAAAGCATCGGCTGTCAAGGCAGCGATGGGGCAATGGGCAGCTCCACTGCTTGCAAAGCATCCCAGAGAAATCTGCTTTCCATCACAGAGAGTCCAGAGACCAGCAGCCCCAAGTACTGCCCCTCTCCAAAAGAGCTTGACCTTAGCAAACAGCtggagaacaaagagaaaaaggccAATGAGGAAAGCAAGAGTCCAACCCAGAGTCCAAAGTTAGGTGGCTCTTATCTCTCCCCCTATCACCACTCCCCCTACAAGCATGCTCACATCCCTGCCCATGCCCAGCACTACCAGAGTTACATGCAGCTGATCCAGCAGAAGTCAGCCGTGGAGTATGCCCAGAGCCAGATGAGTCTGGTCAGCATGTGCAAGGACTTAAACTCTTCCAACCAGTCCGAACCCCGAATGGAATGGAAGGTGAAGATAAGAAGCGATGGAACTCGCTACATCACCAAGCGGCCCGTGCGAGACAGGCTCCTGCGCGAGCGAGCCCTGAAGATCCGAGAAGAGCGAAGCGGCATGACAACGGATGATGACGCCATCAGTGAGATGAAGATGGGAAGGTATTGGAGCAAAGAGGAGCGGAAGCAGCACGTCGTGAAAGCCAAGGAGCAGAGGAGAAGGCGTGAGTTCATGATGCAGAGCAGGCTGGACTGCCTAAAAGAACAGCAAGGGgctgaagaaaagaaggaaatgaacatCATTGAACTGAGCCAcaaaaagatgatgaagaagagaaacaaaaaaatctttgatAATTGGATGACGATCCAAGAACTCTTAACCCATGGTACAAAGTCCCCTGATGGCACTAGAGTATATAATTCCTTCTTATCAGTGACTACTgtataatttccatttcttaatcgtatgta contains the following coding sequences:
- the PDZRN3 gene encoding E3 ubiquitin-protein ligase PDZRN3 isoform X2 codes for the protein MFTPSLDSQLVDMGTQTDITFEHIMALTKMASPTPPVLDPYLLPEEHSSAHEYYDPNDYMGSIHQEMDRDELELEEVDLYRLNSQDKLGLTVCYRTDDEDDIGIYISEIDPNSIAAKDGRIREGDRIIQINGIEVQNREEAVALLTSEESKNVSLLIARPELQLDEGWLDDDRNDFLDDLHMDMLEEQHHQAMQFTASVLQQKKHEEDEGTTDTATILSNQHEKDSGVGRTDESTRNDESSEQENNADDHTTSSNTLGSQRKLLYSQDTLGSGDVPFSNESFISADCTDADFLGIPVDECERFRELLELKCQVKSASPYSLYYQNSALEVNKSDPESVDRELEILNEELRNIELECLNIVRAHKMQQLKEQYRESWMLHNSGFRNYNTSIDVRRHELSDITELPEKSDKDSSSAYNTGESCRSTPLTLEISPDNSLRRIAESIGCQGSDGAMGSSTACKASQRNLLSITESPETSSPKYCPSPKELDLSKQLENKEKKANEESKSPTQSPKLGGSYLSPYHHSPYKHAHIPAHAQHYQSYMQLIQQKSAVEYAQSQMSLVSMCKDLNSSNQSEPRMEWKVKIRSDGTRYITKRPVRDRLLRERALKIREERSGMTTDDDAISEMKMGRYWSKEERKQHVVKAKEQRRRREFMMQSRLDCLKEQQGAEEKKEMNIIELSHKKMMKKRNKKIFDNWMTIQELLTHGTKSPDGTRVYNSFLSVTTV
- the PDZRN3 gene encoding E3 ubiquitin-protein ligase PDZRN3 isoform X1; this translates as MGFELDRFDGDVDPDFKCNLCNKVLEDPLTTPCGHVFCAGCVLPWVVQQGSCPVQCQRISTKELNHVLPLKSLILKLDIKCDHHGRGCERVVKLQQLGEHVEMCDYSPARCRHPGCGEVLNLKDVDSHMRERCEARPAGLCEQGCGLVLTHGELRPGAHCCFQALKAHSGALQAKVAGLEKELKKEALRAGKREKSLVAQLAAVQLELQMTALRYQKKFTEYSARLDSLSRSVASPGSKGEEMKTMTLVLHRDSGSLGFNIIGGRPCVDNQEGSSSEGIFVSKIVDSGPAAKEGGLQIHDRIIEVNGKDLSKATHDQAVEAFKTAKEPIVVQVLRRTPRTKMFTPSLDSQLVDMGTQTDITFEHIMALTKMASPTPPVLDPYLLPEEHSSAHEYYDPNDYMGSIHQEMDRDELELEEVDLYRLNSQDKLGLTVCYRTDDEDDIGIYISEIDPNSIAAKDGRIREGDRIIQINGIEVQNREEAVALLTSEESKNVSLLIARPELQLDEGWLDDDRNDFLDDLHMDMLEEQHHQAMQFTASVLQQKKHEEDEGTTDTATILSNQHEKDSGVGRTDESTRNDESSEQENNADDHTTSSNTLGSQRKLLYSQDTLGSGDVPFSNESFISADCTDADFLGIPVDECERFRELLELKCQVKSASPYSLYYQNSALEVNKSDPESVDRELEILNEELRNIELECLNIVRAHKMQQLKEQYRESWMLHNSGFRNYNTSIDVRRHELSDITELPEKSDKDSSSAYNTGESCRSTPLTLEISPDNSLRRIAESIGCQGSDGAMGSSTACKASQRNLLSITESPETSSPKYCPSPKELDLSKQLENKEKKANEESKSPTQSPKLGGSYLSPYHHSPYKHAHIPAHAQHYQSYMQLIQQKSAVEYAQSQMSLVSMCKDLNSSNQSEPRMEWKVKIRSDGTRYITKRPVRDRLLRERALKIREERSGMTTDDDAISEMKMGRYWSKEERKQHVVKAKEQRRRREFMMQSRLDCLKEQQGAEEKKEMNIIELSHKKMMKKRNKKIFDNWMTIQELLTHGTKSPDGTRVYNSFLSVTTV